One region of Veillonellaceae bacterium genomic DNA includes:
- a CDS encoding TolC family protein: MVTTKPWKKCLSVLLIGGFLVLNTTVVFAAPVELTLDESIALALKNNPAIKMADADREQADWAVSAAKAGKLPQLSYDFTASRFDPTNPLTGADEKYSNSLSLNLPLYTGGKVTGGIDKARIGLKSADLNVDKTKQQIKLDATSGYYNILQTKNLVKVAQESVDSLTEHLKNVQAQFSVGTVAKSDVLRSEVELANAQQNLIKAQNAYDLAVSSFNNVVGLPLDTELTIKEELKYEKYNMSLEDSIKYSMDNRPEVAIANYAVEAAKKDVKIAKGDRLPSIGANASTGWSDTEFPGTENEEWAVSVKASWNIFDSGLTRSKIKQADASVERAIHQAKQTSDAVQLDVRNAYLSMKEAEKRIETTDVAVEKAEEDFKIAQVRYSAGVGTNLDVMDAQVALTQAKTNYIQALYDYNTSKANLEKAMGVPVQ, encoded by the coding sequence ATGGTAACCACTAAGCCTTGGAAGAAATGCCTCAGCGTTCTGCTGATCGGCGGCTTTCTCGTTTTAAATACTACGGTGGTTTTTGCGGCACCGGTGGAACTTACGCTCGATGAGAGTATTGCCTTGGCGTTAAAGAATAACCCGGCAATAAAAATGGCCGATGCTGACAGGGAACAAGCAGATTGGGCAGTTAGCGCGGCTAAGGCCGGCAAGCTGCCGCAGCTTTCGTATGATTTTACAGCCAGCCGTTTTGATCCAACTAATCCGCTAACCGGTGCTGATGAGAAATATTCTAATAGCCTTTCACTCAATTTGCCGTTATACACCGGCGGCAAAGTCACAGGTGGTATTGACAAGGCTAGGATTGGGCTAAAGTCCGCTGATTTAAATGTCGACAAAACCAAACAGCAAATAAAACTCGATGCTACCTCAGGCTATTACAATATTCTGCAAACTAAGAATTTGGTCAAGGTAGCGCAGGAATCAGTAGACAGCTTGACCGAGCATCTTAAAAATGTACAGGCCCAGTTTAGTGTCGGCACTGTTGCCAAGTCCGATGTACTGCGTTCGGAAGTTGAATTAGCAAATGCTCAGCAAAACTTGATAAAAGCTCAAAATGCTTATGATTTGGCTGTTTCAAGTTTCAATAATGTTGTTGGTCTGCCGTTAGATACCGAGCTGACCATAAAGGAAGAACTTAAATACGAGAAATATAATATGTCCTTAGAGGATAGTATTAAATATTCAATGGACAACCGACCTGAGGTTGCCATCGCTAATTATGCTGTGGAAGCCGCCAAGAAAGATGTTAAAATTGCTAAGGGTGATCGTCTGCCTTCGATAGGGGCCAATGCTTCGACCGGATGGTCTGATACTGAATTTCCAGGAACGGAAAATGAAGAGTGGGCGGTCAGTGTTAAAGCCAGTTGGAATATTTTTGACTCAGGCTTGACAAGGTCCAAGATCAAACAGGCCGATGCTTCGGTAGAAAGAGCCATTCACCAGGCGAAGCAAACCAGTGATGCAGTTCAGCTTGATGTGCGCAATGCATACCTTAGCATGAAGGAAGCTGAGAAACGAATCGAAACAACCGATGTGGCTGTTGAAAAGGCAGAGGAAGATTTCAAAATTGCCCAAGTTCGTTACAGCGCCGGTGTTGGTACCAACCTTGACGTAATGGATGCTCAAGTAGCGCTTACTCAAGCCAAAACAAACTATATCCAAGCCCTTTATGATTACAACACCAGCAAAGCTAACCTCGAAAAAGCCATGGGTGTACCAGTACAATAA